In the genome of Ignisphaera cupida, one region contains:
- a CDS encoding NAD(P)-dependent glycerol-1-phosphate dehydrogenase yields the protein MHEITLPKRFVVGGNVLEKVSEYVLSVVQCSKALIVTGSSETARYASIVYDGLRDTHVDSWIVSVKSSTIGEVNRVVEVVNEVEADVVIGVGGGKAIDVAKYSSYIAAKPFVSIPTAPSHDGIASPFASIKDVNRVTSVKASTPVLVVADVNVMAKAPRRNIVAGCGDLIGKFSAVLDWRLAHKLRGEYYGDYAASLSLLSAKHIVKYSKMFSARQIPLEAVRVLVEALISSGIAMAIAGSTRPASGSEHLIAHAIDVVANFPALHGEEVGIGSIIALYLHGKNWRRIKKMLSDMGAPTKISQINVSREQMVKALTIAHTIRPERYTILGEKGFSEEAAEKIIDALELV from the coding sequence TTGCATGAGATAACACTGCCCAAGAGATTTGTTGTTGGTGGCAATGTGCTTGAGAAGGTTTCTGAGTATGTTCTTAGTGTTGTTCAATGCTCAAAAGCATTAATTGTTACAGGATCTAGCGAAACTGCTAGATATGCGAGTATTGTTTATGATGGGCTTAGAGATACTCATGTTGATAGCTGGATTGTTTCAGTCAAGTCTTCTACAATTGGCGAGGTTAATAGAGTTGTTGAGGTAGTTAATGAGGTTGAGGCGGATGTTGTTATTGGTGTAGGTGGTGGAAAGGCTATTGATGTTGCCAAGTATTCTTCGTACATTGCTGCAAAACCCTTTGTCAGTATACCAACAGCTCCTTCGCATGATGGAATAGCATCGCCATTTGCATCAATAAAAGATGTTAACAGGGTTACATCTGTAAAAGCCTCAACACCTGTGCTCGTAGTAGCTGATGTGAATGTTATGGCGAAAGCCCCGAGAAGAAATATCGTGGCTGGTTGTGGCGACTTAATTGGGAAGTTTTCAGCTGTTTTGGATTGGAGACTTGCCCACAAGCTTAGAGGAGAGTACTATGGTGATTATGCAGCTTCCCTATCTCTCTTATCAGCAAAGCACATTGTTAAATATAGTAAAATGTTTAGTGCTAGGCAAATACCATTGGAAGCTGTAAGAGTTTTGGTAGAGGCTTTGATAAGTAGTGGTATTGCAATGGCTATTGCAGGTTCAACAAGACCTGCTAGCGGTTCTGAGCATCTCATTGCACATGCAATAGATGTTGTTGCAAACTTTCCAGCTCTTCATGGTGAAGAGGTTGGAATTGGTAGTATAATAGCTCTTTATCTACATGGAAAAAACTGGAGAAGAATTAAGAAGATGCTTAGTGATATGGGGGCACCAACAAAAATATCTCAAATAAATGTGTCTAGAGAGCAAATGGTTAAAGCACTTACAATAGCTCACACAATAAGACCAGAGAGATACACTATCCTAGGGGAAAAAGGGTTTAGTGAGGAAGCTGCAGAGAAAATAATTGATGCACTGGAGCTTGTATAA
- a CDS encoding beta-CASP ribonuclease aCPSF1 produces MSFNIDLSYIRSVIFKMMPPAAQLTRLEFEGPEIAVYVKNPQFLLEQGDIVSQIAKLIKKRIVIRTDPSIRKQGKEVIEYIKSVVPAEAGIESIELDEVLGEVVIKARNTQLVEEKANQILVYTGWRPKIIRSPPMRSRVYEEIMSGYLSESDYRLKFLRALGEAIHRDVLLAKNGSNYVRLTFLGAAQEVGRSAVLVETAESKILLDFGLNPGRGLSPNAFPRIDLIGIDPEDIDAVIVTHAHLDHAGLVPYLFKYGFNGAVYMTEATRDLTTLLLKDFLEVTEREGVEPPFSLRDVEKMLLHTVALKYNVVTDIAPDIRLTLYNAGHILGSAIVHLHIGNGFHNIVYTGDLKFGKTRLLDRADYEFPRVDTIIMESTYGATDQPRREEAENELLKIVLDTYNKGGKVLIPTLSVGRAQEVMVILADAMRQGKIPKIPVYIEGMVHEVTAIHTAYPDLLSKDLGKRLRGGENPFDFETFVRLEGREPRTEIVESPQQAIIIASSGMLTGGPAVEYFKLMAPNPNNSMIFVNYQVEGTLGRRIRDGAREIAFVNEKGKVEILRVKMQVYSIEGFSGHSDRHQLLDYLRHVQPKPSRIILVHGEKNAIASLANEVEKRRKFLGIGDATVLTPNLLDSVTLAYNM; encoded by the coding sequence ATGAGCTTTAACATAGATCTTTCATACATAAGATCAGTAATATTCAAGATGATGCCTCCAGCAGCACAGCTAACAAGACTAGAATTTGAAGGACCTGAAATAGCTGTTTATGTTAAAAACCCACAGTTTTTGCTGGAACAGGGAGATATCGTTTCCCAAATTGCTAAGCTAATAAAGAAGAGAATTGTTATTAGAACAGATCCATCAATAAGAAAACAGGGGAAAGAGGTTATAGAGTATATAAAGAGTGTTGTACCAGCTGAGGCTGGAATAGAGAGTATTGAGCTTGATGAAGTTCTTGGAGAAGTTGTGATAAAGGCTAGGAACACGCAGCTTGTGGAGGAGAAGGCTAATCAAATACTTGTTTACACTGGTTGGAGACCTAAAATAATTAGATCACCTCCCATGAGATCGAGAGTATATGAGGAGATTATGAGTGGTTATCTATCTGAAAGCGATTATAGACTAAAGTTTTTAAGGGCTTTGGGAGAGGCTATACATAGAGATGTTCTACTGGCAAAGAATGGAAGTAACTATGTAAGATTAACATTTCTTGGAGCAGCACAAGAAGTTGGTAGATCAGCTGTGCTTGTTGAAACTGCTGAAAGCAAGATTTTGCTAGATTTTGGATTGAATCCTGGAAGAGGCTTGTCTCCAAATGCCTTTCCAAGAATAGATCTCATAGGAATTGATCCAGAGGATATAGACGCTGTTATAGTAACTCATGCACACTTGGATCACGCAGGTCTTGTGCCATATCTATTTAAATATGGTTTCAATGGAGCAGTGTACATGACCGAGGCCACAAGAGATCTTACAACGCTTTTACTAAAAGACTTTTTGGAAGTAACTGAGAGAGAGGGTGTTGAGCCGCCCTTTAGCTTGAGAGATGTTGAGAAGATGCTTCTGCATACAGTAGCTCTAAAATACAATGTTGTAACGGATATAGCTCCTGACATAAGACTTACACTCTACAATGCTGGACACATACTTGGTTCTGCTATAGTCCATTTGCATATAGGCAACGGTTTTCACAACATTGTTTACACTGGTGACTTAAAATTTGGCAAAACCAGGCTGCTTGATAGAGCAGATTATGAGTTTCCACGTGTTGACACAATAATAATGGAGAGCACATATGGAGCAACTGATCAGCCAAGGAGGGAAGAGGCTGAGAATGAGCTGCTGAAAATAGTTTTGGACACATATAACAAGGGTGGAAAGGTTTTAATACCAACTCTAAGTGTTGGAAGAGCACAAGAAGTTATGGTGATACTTGCAGATGCTATGAGACAGGGGAAAATACCTAAAATACCTGTTTATATAGAGGGTATGGTTCATGAGGTTACAGCAATACATACTGCATACCCTGATTTGCTATCAAAAGACCTTGGAAAAAGACTTAGAGGTGGTGAAAACCCATTTGATTTTGAAACATTTGTTAGGTTAGAGGGGAGAGAGCCAAGAACAGAAATTGTTGAGTCTCCGCAACAAGCAATAATAATAGCATCATCTGGAATGCTTACAGGTGGACCCGCTGTAGAGTATTTTAAGCTCATGGCCCCCAATCCAAATAATAGCATGATATTTGTTAATTATCAAGTTGAGGGAACTCTGGGTAGAAGAATAAGAGATGGTGCTAGAGAAATAGCATTTGTGAATGAAAAAGGCAAAGTCGAGATTCTTAGAGTTAAAATGCAGGTGTATTCGATAGAGGGGTTTTCAGGACATTCCGATAGACATCAGCTACTTGATTATCTTAGACATGTGCAGCCAAAGCCATCAAGAATAATTCTAGTTCATGGAGAGAAAAACGCTATAGCAAGTCTAGCCAACGAGGTTGAGAAAAGAAGAAAGTTTCTAGGAATTGGAGATGCCACAGTTCTTACACCAAATCTTCTAGACTCTGTTACTTTAGCATACAACATGTGA
- a CDS encoding Lrp/AsnC family transcriptional regulator, with translation MPEALILINTDVGAEDEVLAEIKNVEGVKEAFIVYGIYDLYAKIEADTIEKLKDIVSSKIRKIPKVRSTITMIIVSTKNNK, from the coding sequence ATGCCAGAAGCGTTAATATTGATTAATACAGATGTTGGAGCCGAGGATGAGGTATTGGCAGAAATAAAGAATGTGGAAGGTGTGAAAGAAGCTTTTATAGTTTATGGAATCTATGACCTATATGCAAAAATTGAGGCAGATACCATTGAGAAGCTAAAGGATATTGTCTCATCAAAGATTAGAAAAATTCCCAAGGTTAGATCAACAATAACAATGATAATAGTGTCCACAAAAAACAATAAGTAA
- the psmB gene encoding archaeal proteasome endopeptidase complex subunit beta, which translates to MYYHGLETQYQNEEMLKEVIEKVYKGTTTIGIAFNSHVVLASDKKATSGIYVAHKNVKKIVKISDRVAMTVAGLVADAQTLADYIRAQAAYYHILNNRPMPLKSMASLLGLILNEYKYFPFIVQLILGGYDYYEGPKIFAIEPFGDVTEERFTATGSGSPTAIGIIEAEYRPDLDVDKSIVLAVKAVATAIARDVFTGGVGVDVAVIGKDFYREYTYTVDDIKKILGR; encoded by the coding sequence ATGTATTATCATGGTTTAGAAACTCAATATCAAAACGAGGAAATGCTAAAGGAAGTAATTGAAAAAGTGTATAAAGGTACAACAACAATTGGCATAGCATTCAATAGCCATGTTGTTTTAGCATCAGATAAAAAGGCTACATCAGGTATCTATGTTGCCCACAAGAATGTGAAGAAAATTGTTAAAATAAGTGATAGAGTTGCAATGACTGTTGCAGGACTTGTTGCAGATGCTCAAACACTTGCTGATTATATAAGAGCTCAAGCTGCATACTACCACATATTGAATAATAGACCCATGCCACTAAAAAGCATGGCCTCTCTACTAGGATTAATACTAAATGAGTACAAGTACTTTCCATTCATTGTCCAGCTAATTCTAGGAGGCTACGACTACTATGAAGGTCCTAAAATCTTTGCTATAGAGCCATTTGGTGATGTAACTGAGGAAAGATTTACAGCAACTGGATCTGGATCACCAACAGCTATAGGAATTATAGAAGCTGAGTATAGACCAGATCTAGATGTTGATAAATCCATTGTTCTTGCAGTTAAAGCTGTTGCAACAGCTATTGCTAGAGATGTTTTTACTGGTGGTGTTGGAGTTGATGTTGCTGTAATTGGAAAGGATTTCTATAGAGAATACACATACACTGTTGATGATATTAAAAAAATTCTCGGTAGATAA
- the cyaB gene encoding class IV adenylate cyclase, whose protein sequence is MLETEIKLRVNNLDDVEKKLLSIGAKLVDFVEETDYYIDLRPCIDLRSLDMALRVRVSRNILNGSVKCELTFKGSRVSSYPKIRKEVSVNIDNAENLLEIFKGLGFNKVYAVSKTRKVYQFENFLVFLDNVAELGSFVEVETRNVTGQSISELANALRSFLLYAGIAGEVVEKTYLELLLEKKGLG, encoded by the coding sequence TTGCTTGAAACAGAGATTAAGTTAAGAGTAAACAACCTAGATGATGTGGAGAAGAAGCTGTTGTCAATTGGAGCAAAGCTTGTTGATTTTGTTGAGGAAACTGATTACTATATTGATTTAAGGCCATGCATAGACTTGAGATCATTGGACATGGCTTTAAGAGTTAGGGTTTCGAGAAATATTTTAAATGGTTCTGTAAAGTGTGAGCTAACATTTAAGGGTAGTAGAGTATCTAGCTATCCAAAGATTAGAAAAGAAGTTTCTGTGAATATAGACAATGCTGAGAATCTTCTTGAAATATTTAAGGGGCTTGGCTTCAACAAAGTGTATGCTGTTTCAAAAACTAGGAAGGTGTATCAGTTTGAAAACTTTCTTGTTTTTCTTGATAATGTTGCGGAGCTTGGGAGCTTTGTTGAGGTTGAGACTAGAAATGTAACTGGTCAAAGCATTAGTGAATTGGCAAATGCTTTGAGAAGCTTTTTGCTTTATGCTGGTATTGCTGGCGAGGTTGTGGAGAAAACATATCTAGAATTATTATTAGAGAAAAAAGGTTTGGGTTAA
- a CDS encoding FKBP-type peptidyl-prolyl cis-trans isomerase — protein MAISKNSFILIDYVIRAKDTGELIETTIEDVAKKENKYEVDRVYEPLLVIVGENRIIRGLEEHIENFGEAEKEMQVEIPPEKAYGVRDSSKVKIVSVRELIRNNIIPEVGKTVELNGQVGVVKAVTGGRVLIDFNHPLAGKTLLCTYKIVKIIEDDSEKIRHLLHRRYRRIPLDRFKVSIDQNTNSVTIEVPKEILLDRDLQLVKAIVAEEIYRFIGKYNTVMYIEKFEKETEKK, from the coding sequence ATGGCCATATCCAAAAACAGTTTCATTTTAATAGACTATGTTATAAGAGCTAAGGACACTGGAGAACTAATTGAAACAACAATTGAAGATGTTGCAAAAAAGGAAAACAAATATGAAGTTGATAGAGTTTACGAGCCTCTTCTAGTTATTGTTGGTGAGAATAGAATTATTAGAGGATTGGAGGAGCATATTGAAAATTTTGGCGAAGCTGAAAAGGAGATGCAAGTTGAAATACCACCTGAGAAAGCATATGGTGTGAGAGACTCTTCAAAAGTTAAAATAGTTAGTGTTAGAGAGCTCATAAGAAATAACATTATTCCAGAAGTTGGAAAAACTGTTGAGCTAAATGGGCAAGTTGGAGTTGTGAAAGCTGTTACAGGTGGTAGAGTGCTTATAGACTTTAACCATCCACTTGCAGGAAAAACCCTTCTATGCACATACAAAATAGTTAAAATTATTGAAGATGACTCTGAAAAGATAAGGCATTTGCTTCATAGAAGATATAGGAGAATACCGTTGGACAGATTCAAAGTATCTATAGATCAAAACACCAATTCTGTAACAATAGAAGTTCCAAAGGAGATTCTCCTCGACAGGGATTTGCAGCTGGTTAAAGCCATTGTAGCTGAGGAGATATATAGGTTCATAGGAAAATACAACACAGTTATGTACATAGAGAAATTTGAGAAAGAAACTGAGAAGAAGTAG
- a CDS encoding DUF367 family protein encodes MYSKHEDDPNLCTAEKLIRYGIAKQIHRYSEIPDCSIVLNPLANKYLKSSDRIYIEKCGIVAIDVSWKRGLKILRKIRKGNHRILPILIAANNINYGKPFKLSTAEALIAALLTTGFHEEAMKIASLFKWGQQFIELNKNRIERYMLAQSDEELEQIQRELFSISISQNIKIIDLLHKYVVET; translated from the coding sequence ATATATTCGAAACATGAAGATGATCCTAATCTATGCACAGCTGAGAAGCTGATCAGATATGGAATTGCGAAACAAATACATAGGTATAGCGAAATACCAGATTGTTCAATAGTTCTAAATCCTTTGGCAAACAAATATTTGAAGTCTTCTGACAGAATATACATAGAGAAGTGTGGTATTGTAGCAATAGATGTTTCATGGAAAAGAGGCTTGAAGATTCTAAGAAAAATTAGAAAGGGTAATCACAGAATTTTGCCAATATTGATAGCAGCAAACAATATCAACTATGGAAAACCATTCAAACTAAGCACTGCAGAAGCACTAATAGCAGCACTACTTACAACAGGTTTTCATGAAGAGGCAATGAAAATAGCATCGCTATTCAAATGGGGTCAGCAATTCATAGAGTTAAACAAAAATCGCATAGAAAGATACATGTTAGCTCAATCCGATGAAGAGCTAGAGCAAATTCAAAGAGAATTATTCAGCATAAGCATTTCACAAAATATTAAAATAATTGATTTATTACACAAATACGTAGTAGAAACTTAG
- a CDS encoding tRNA(Ile)(2)-agmatinylcytidine synthase, with amino-acid sequence MNYNSNICCVHLGLDDFDLLKYGCTTHLATYVLNELPKKIGNVFLIDYPNLVRLNPSIPWKTRGNGAIAIRFCTKCDQLENAENVLLIVESIVDKYIDSMTKEFDLVTPDFEPGLVIATNVSSELTWIYEKALTDVIIFDDYLKKKFEERGIIFSQRYSGRGVIGALAAIAWFYKEDDYTYELLTYRSKKFYGTKRCVDENSVKVFDSITKNSTFNNYDYNEKRVLITPRGFDPVLYGVRGETPSDVKKALSIIKTCEPVVAWTIFRSNQATDAHAMQRSVSDLKPFRTGKAKIVIGSKPYRIRGGAVIIKAFDGTGEIVLVFFKPSQLNRIAEKLSVGDLVEVQGHVKKWNELAVFHVEKMVVLKTLREFICTSPTCPQCGSKMSKKGFGKGYKCEKCGYVDFNPKLTCKEKPRQVESKMYLPPLHAQKHLIKPLARYSKEKKFTPRLVQLIAVSETTNIIEPLQFL; translated from the coding sequence ATGAATTATAATAGCAATATTTGTTGTGTTCACCTAGGTTTAGACGATTTTGATTTACTTAAATATGGCTGTACAACACATTTAGCCACATATGTTTTAAACGAATTGCCTAAGAAGATAGGTAACGTGTTTTTAATTGACTATCCAAATCTTGTTAGATTAAACCCTTCTATACCTTGGAAAACGCGAGGCAATGGTGCAATAGCAATAAGGTTTTGTACAAAATGCGATCAATTGGAAAATGCTGAAAATGTTTTGCTCATTGTTGAAAGCATTGTTGATAAATACATAGATTCAATGACTAAGGAATTTGATCTTGTTACACCAGATTTTGAGCCTGGACTTGTAATAGCAACAAATGTTTCAAGTGAGTTAACATGGATTTATGAAAAAGCTTTAACAGATGTTATTATATTTGATGATTATTTGAAGAAAAAGTTTGAAGAGAGAGGTATTATCTTTTCTCAAAGGTATAGTGGTCGCGGTGTTATAGGGGCTTTAGCAGCTATTGCATGGTTTTACAAGGAGGATGATTACACATACGAGCTCTTAACCTATAGATCAAAGAAATTCTATGGAACTAAAAGATGTGTTGATGAGAATAGTGTAAAAGTTTTTGACTCCATAACCAAGAATTCAACATTTAACAACTATGACTATAATGAGAAAAGAGTTTTGATAACTCCAAGAGGTTTTGACCCAGTTCTATATGGTGTTAGAGGAGAAACCCCATCAGATGTGAAAAAAGCATTGAGCATTATAAAAACATGTGAACCTGTAGTAGCTTGGACAATATTTAGAAGCAACCAGGCAACAGATGCTCATGCTATGCAAAGAAGTGTTAGTGATTTGAAACCGTTTAGAACAGGAAAAGCAAAAATTGTTATAGGTTCTAAGCCTTATCGTATAAGAGGAGGGGCAGTAATTATAAAAGCTTTTGATGGTACAGGTGAAATAGTTTTGGTATTCTTCAAACCATCTCAGTTAAATAGAATAGCAGAGAAATTAAGTGTTGGAGACCTTGTTGAGGTACAGGGACATGTGAAGAAATGGAATGAGCTTGCAGTCTTTCATGTTGAAAAAATGGTGGTGCTTAAAACATTAAGAGAATTTATATGTACATCACCAACATGTCCGCAATGTGGTTCAAAAATGAGTAAAAAAGGATTTGGTAAGGGGTACAAATGTGAAAAATGTGGGTATGTAGACTTCAACCCAAAACTTACTTGCAAAGAAAAGCCAAGGCAAGTAGAAAGCAAAATGTATTTACCTCCTCTACATGCACAAAAACACTTGATTAAACCCTTAGCGAGATATTCAAAAGAAAAGAAGTTTACACCAAGATTAGTCCAGCTAATAGCTGTTTCAGAAACAACAAATATTATCGAACCCCTTCAGTTCCTGTAG
- a CDS encoding cytidylyltransferase family protein codes for MDPCERLRNYIANFKESLKTLKVVDSEAEKLLDNAVRYYQDSRYYLEKGDCITGLVAISYAEGILDSLRELGLVEFSWVKAKEVRVLAAGSFDIIHPGHVEFLRWASSLGDKLYVVVSRDSSYKRLRGYEPIFSDVDRAFVVNSIRYVYKASIGSEEDFLKPVEEIKPDLIALGPDQIDVEFLEKLLRERGLNAKVVKLSSRVYGYSSSSIKEKVCRVWCKNI; via the coding sequence ATGGATCCTTGCGAAAGATTACGCAACTATATTGCAAATTTTAAAGAGAGTTTGAAAACACTTAAAGTAGTTGATTCAGAAGCTGAAAAGCTTTTGGATAATGCTGTTAGGTATTACCAAGATTCTCGCTACTATCTTGAGAAAGGTGATTGCATAACAGGTCTTGTAGCAATATCTTATGCAGAGGGTATTTTGGATTCTTTGAGGGAGCTGGGCTTAGTTGAATTTTCTTGGGTTAAAGCGAAGGAGGTGAGGGTTTTGGCTGCAGGCTCTTTTGACATTATTCACCCTGGTCATGTAGAGTTTCTTAGGTGGGCTTCTTCGCTTGGTGACAAGCTATATGTTGTTGTGTCTAGAGATTCTAGCTATAAGAGGCTTAGAGGCTATGAACCAATATTTAGCGATGTTGATAGAGCTTTTGTTGTTAACTCTATTCGATATGTTTACAAAGCCTCTATAGGTTCTGAAGAAGATTTTCTGAAACCTGTTGAGGAGATAAAACCTGATTTAATTGCTCTCGGACCTGATCAAATTGATGTGGAGTTTTTGGAGAAGTTGCTTAGGGAAAGAGGATTAAATGCCAAGGTTGTTAAGCTTAGTAGCAGAGTTTATGGCTACTCCTCGTCAAGCATTAAGGAGAAGGTGTGTAGAGTTTGGTGTAAAAATATTTGA